CATACTTCGGTAAAAAGCTTCGGGTTGCGAAGGAGCACCGGCCACCACAAACCTGTATTCCGGAAACTGCACCGCGCATTGCAGCATAACCGGCAGTTTGGCTGTAATTTCCTGCTTACGGCTTCCGGGAAGCAAGGCTATAATAGGTTTACCGTTGTCGGCAACAGCCGGATCACGTGTAATTTGTGTGACCGCGTCAAGCAGCGGATGGCCCACAAAATGCACCGTATCGCGGTATCCGAACGAGGCATAAAAGTCTTTTTCAAAAGGTAAAATTGTAAGCACGGCATCGGTACCTGCCACAATTTTATGCACTCGCTTTTGTTTCCATGCCCAGATTTGCGGCGAAATATAATACACCACTTTTATGCCCAGCGCCTTTGCAAACGGGGCAATGCGCAGGTTAAAGCCGGGATAGTCAACCAGCACTAGCACATCGGGCTGCCACGCCGCAATATCATTTTTACAGGTATCAATATTCCGTAAAATGGTGCGCAGGTTCATCAGCACTTCAGTGAAACCCATAAAAGCCAGTTCGCGGTAATGTTTCACTATAGCACATCCCTGCGCGGCCATGAGATCGCCACCAAAACCACGAAACTGCGCCGCTTCGTCGCGCACCCGAATTTCACGCAACAGGTTGGAAGCATGCAAATCGCCCGAAGCCTCGCCGGCTATGATATAATACTTCATCGGCTTAGCTTAGAAATTTTCGATATACCACCCAACCCGCATACGCCATTGTGGCAAACATCACTCCGCGCGCACTCTGGTTGCGGTTTGTCCAGAGAAAAATAAAAAACACCGCCAGATTCGAAATCACACACAAACTCAATGCAGGCACCAGATTACGAAACCGCTCGAAATACTCAATGAATCCGGAAAATGAGGTCTGGCTGCTGTAAGTAAGCGCATAAAAAAGATAAAGCGTGATGAGTGGTGTAATCAAACCAACCGCAATACCGATGAGAATGTGATCGAAACGTTTCATGGTGTCAGGGTTTGATGAGCGGAACGGAATTCATGGCAGACAAACTGCCCAGGGCGGCATGCGCTGTAAGATCAAACTGAGCCGGCACAACTGACACATAGCCGTGATGCAGCGCCCATACATCAGTATCATCCGCATCGGGTTCAAAACTCTCAAAATGGCCGGTGAGCCAGAAATAAGTTCGTCCAGAAGGATCTGTACGCTCATCAAGGTCTTCAATCCATGAAGCACGGCCCTGACGGCATACTTTAACGCCTTTAATTTCGTCGATATGCAGTTTGGGGATATTTACATTCAGGCAAACGCCTTCGGGCAATCCGCGTTCAAGTACCTGCGCAATAATAGTTGCCGCTGCGGCTTTGGCGGCAGTAAAATCGGCTTCAATGGAATGATTGAGCAACGAAAAACCAACAGCCGGTATGCCTTCAATTGCAGCTTCAATTGCAGCCGACATGGTGCCTGAGTAAATAATATTGATGGAGTGATTGGCACCGTGGTTGATACCCGACACACAGAGATCGGGCATGCGCGGCAAGAGTTTATTCACAGCCATCTTCACACAATCAACCGGTGTGCCGCTGCAACTCCATGCTTCGGCACCGGCATGCGCATTTACTTTATCTACACGCAGTGTGGAATTAATGGTAATGGCATGCCCCATTCCCGACTGCGGTTTATCGGGCGCTACCACCACCACATCGCCAAACGAGCGGGCCACTTCCACCAGCGCGGCAATACCAGGCGCATAAATACCATCGTCGTTGGTAACAAGGATGAGCGGACGCTTTTGTGCTGTCATTTTACAAAAATAGGGAAAGCCCCACCATCCAAACCGGCCTGAATCAGGAGTAATGAAGAGCAGAATGTTGATAAGGGCAATGTACCGGCCGCCCATGCCGGGCATATCCGGCTGTGTAGATGATGCATGGCACGAACAGCGCACCCGGAAACCGCCCCGCCATTAACAGAATACCGGTACATTTGTGCGTGCAAAATTTCACCGTTTACAAATCTTCGGCCGGATCGGGTAAAACTTTTACACTGGTAAAGGAATACCTTAAACTGGCATTGGCCGACGAGGCCGATCCGCCGCAGGTGTACAAGCATATTCTGGCGGTGACATTTACCAATAAGGCCGCGGCAGAAATGAAACAGCGTATCATTTCGGCCCTCAAGGAATTGTCGCATGCACAGTCGGGCAAACCCTCTGCCATGGCTCAGGCGCTGGGCAGCGAACTCCTGCTCGACCCGTTTACACTGGCCGACAGGGCGCAACGTGTGCTAAAAGCAATTCTGCACAACTATACCGACTTTGCCATTGGTACCATTGATGCGTTTGTGCACAGGATTGTGCGCGCCTTTGCATTCGACCTGCACCTGCCTGTGAACTTTGAAGTGGAAACCGATGCTGACAAGCTGTTGCGGCAGGCGGTTGATCTGCTTATCGGCCGCATTGGCAGCGACGAACAGCTTACCGAAGTGCTCGTGCAGTTTGCCGAAGCCAAAACGGAAGAAGACCGCAACTGGCAAATTGAACAGGAGCTGCTCACTACGGCACGCCACCTGCTTGGTGAAGAAGGTGCTGCCAAAGCCGAGCGCCTGCGTAATCTTTCGCTGAACGACTTTCTCGGGTTCCGCGATACACTGCGGAAATCAACCGAAGCATTCAAAACCTTGATAAAACAAACAGCCGCAAAAGGTGTGCAGCACATTGAACTTTCGGGGATACCGGTTTCGGCATTTTATCACGGCAGCAGCGGAGTGCCCAAATGGTTCGACGATCTGGCCCAAGGTACGCTTGAAAAGCTGGCCGATTACAGCAGTTATGTAAAACATAGTTTCGAAGAAGACAAATGGTATTCGGCCAAAACGCCGGCGGCGCAAAAGGCGGCAATTGATGAACTGAAGCCGCAACTCAGCGAACTGTATGCAAAGCTGCTGGCCTTACGCGATAAGCATTACGGCACGTATTTAATACACACGCTGCTGCTGAAAAACATCTATGCCATTGCCGCACTCAACGAAATAGAAAAACTCATTTTCAGTTTCCGCGCCGATCAGAACATTGTACATATTTCTGAATTCAATCGGATTATTTCAAAAATTGTGTTTGCCGAGCCCGTGCCGTTTATTTACGAACGCCTGGGCGAACGCTACACCAATTACCTGATCGACGAGTTTCAGGATACATCGGTGCTGCAATGGCAAAACCTGCTTCCGCTCATTGACAATGCTTTGGGAGGAGGAAATTTCACGATGCTCGTGGGCGACGGGAAACAGGCTATTTACCGCTGGCGCGGCGGCGAAGTGGAACAGTTTGCCCGCCTGCCGTATGTGAAACAGGATGCCGAAAACGAAATTATTGCTGATCGCCAGCAAAGTTTAATACGCAACTATCGCGGGTTGCAGCTTGCCCGGAATTTCAGGAGTAAAACTGAAATTGTACAGTTTAACAATGCACTTTTCCGCTTGCTGGCGCAGGATTTAACGGCAGGCTATCAGGATATATACGATAAGTTAGAGCAGGAATCAGACACCGCCAACACAGGAGGCAGTGTGTGTATTGAGCGGCTTGTACCCGAAAAAGGCGACGACGAAAAAGAGCTTCATGTGCAGCGCACGCTTGAAAAAGTGCATGAATTACGCGCACAAGGCTGGGAATTGCAGGACATAGCCATACTCACCCGTACCAACAACGAAGGCTCGCGCATTGCGGCGGCACTGCTTGATGCAGGTTATCCGGTTATTTCGTCGGAGTCGTTGCTCATCAGCCGCTCGCCTGCCGTTGGCTTTGTGCTGGCGGTGCTGCGCATTATCGAACTTCCGTCTGACGCGATTGCGCGCACGCAAATGCTCGGATTCTTAGTAAATACCGGCCGTATTCACGGCACATTGCACAGCCTGCTGGAGGAAGCTGCAAAGGACGGACTCGCCGCATTACTGCAAAAGCATAACCTTATTTTCAACGAGCTGGTACTGGCACGCATGCCTTTGTATCAGCGTTGCGAAGAAATTATTCGCCGGTTCAGACTGGATAATGAACCAGATGCCTACCTGCTTTTTTTCCTCGATGAAGTGCTGAGTTTTGGAATGGGACGGGGCAATAATCCCGCCGATTTTCTGAACTGGTGGACAGATCGCAGCTACAAGGCTTCTGTGGTAGTGCCCGAAGGCATGAATGCCGTGCGCGTAATGACCATTCACAAATCAAAAGGACTGGAATTTCCGGTGGTAATTTTCCCGTTTGCCAATTGGAAATTCGAAACAAGCCGTAAGGATTTGTGGATTGATCTGGATGACGAGGCACTGCCCGGACTGGAAACTGCAGTGGTTTCTGTAAACGAAAGTTTGCTGCACACTTCTTATGCCGCGCAATATGAAGAAGAGCGCAACAAATCGCTGCTCGATCATTTGAATGTGCTGTATGTGGCGCTTACACGACCTGAACACCGGCTTTATGTTTTTACCGGACGCAGCGGCAAAGATGCAGGCACGGAACTGAAAACAGCGTCAGACTGCTTTGCGCGTTTTCTGACAGCCACCGGCGAAGATGCTGAAGAAACCGTGTATCTTCTCGGCGAAGAAACACCACCTTCGGGGCAGCAACGCAGGCCGGGCGAGTTTTTGAACACCGGCGCTGCAAAAGTTACCGACTGGACCGAGCGCATAAGCATACGTTCACATGCCCGTGAGCTTTGGACAGACGAGAAAGAGCAGCCGGGCGATAAACACAAGTTGCTGCGCCTGCTTCTCAGTCATTGCCGCACAGCTGACGATGTGCAGGATGCTGCCCGCCGACTTGTGCTTGAAGGCGTGGCGGAAGACACACAGGCCTTTCTGCTTGCGCATGAAGCCACTCAACTCATACGCCAACCCGCTTTGCAACCGTTTTTTGATGCCGCCAGCCCTATCAGCTCAAACGCCGAACTGCTGTTGCCTGCATCAGGCAGCATAAAGATTGACCGCGTAACCGACACCGGCGAAAAACTGCTGCTGCTGAATTTTGTTACAGGCATGCCCGCAAAACCGCGAAGAGAAATACTTTTGGCGGCAGCAGCATTGGAAAAGAAGAAAAAAACAGAAGCCTGGTTGTATTTTTTGCAGGACGGGAAGTTGTGTAAGGCCACAGAGGTCTGAGTATTTTCGGAATTATTCTGCATAAAAAACCGGTTCCTGCAAAAGCAGAAACCGGCAGCACACAGCAATCACAAATACACATCGGAAGGAATAAGGATTACTGGTGCATTGGGGTGACATGAACTATTTTTTGGCATAACGTATCACGTGCGATGTAATGTGAAAGTACCCGGGAAAAATTATTCATTTCACGAATTATCACTTCCTCTTTTGATTCGTTATTGCCAAAATAGGTTTGGGGAAAAAGCATGTTAATGGCTGCTTCAATTGCTAAGGGCGAAGAAGGTATTATACAAAACTCAATGCGGTTATCAGGAACACGCAAGTTCCGGTATGCCGCAAATACAGCCCCTTTGCACTCACAAATTATCTTCTTCCATTTTGACTGTGAAAAAAAATAATCAACTGCCGCAAGCGTATGATCGTGAATCGAATTGGAAACTAAAATGTGTAGTGATAACTGTTTAATGTTGGCGCCCAATGCATAATTCGGGAGGTTTTCTTTCAGATACACAACCAATGGCGAAACACAATTAATGTAATACTCATAGGCCAGCACACCCGATGAAAATTTACTCAAAGCCACATTATCCTGTTGTTTCAGAATCTGATTGCGAATAGTATTCACCACAGAAAGTAAGCTCAATCTGTCTTCATCAGCTGCACCGGTATTAAACTTTAAAACTACCACACCATCAAGATCAGATGGCAGTTTCACCTTTTCGTCGCAAATAAGAAATGTGAAATTGTATCCTTTAGCTCCGTCGAAAAGACCAAACTCATACAATACATTATCGCGTGTTGCTGAGTAAATTTCATTTCTGTATGCTAACTTATCATCGGCCGTAGCCACAAATATCCCGAAATCATAATAGTTCAGCGATCGTTGTAGAATTTGACTTACAGTTTCACCACTTCTGAACACGCCTTCGTTCCAAAGTGTGGCATCGAGTTCTGGTTTAAGTAATGTTTTTACTTTTTCGGCTGCTGCGAGCCCCTCTTTCGAGGATCCGATAAATATTTTTAGTGGCACCATAAATCAGAACATTCCTTTTTTCGACATTTTCCAATAAAGTTTCCCGGACAAGGTAAGTTCTGCGGCCCCGTTTCTCATGGCTGCCCAGTATAAGTCTTCTTCCGGCTCGCAAGGTTTAAGCAAACCGGCATCGCGGAGTTTTTTGAACACCTTAAACTTCTTCACGTTTTCAGGATTCATAAATTCTTTCTCCGTTTCCTCCCAGCTTTTATCCATTTTCACCTTCGAATCAGGTGTAATGAATAACTCAGGAAGCCGATGTAGTTCATTTATAGTCAACCGCGTATGTGCTTTCCGAATCAGATGCAACCGGTCTGTATGCGTTTTAAACTGCGGGCGTTGCTGCCAGGCACCAAGCATCTGATCGGCATAATTATATAAACTGGCAGCAGTAACCCGGCCAAGAATATCAGCAGCACCACCATTTAATCCATCACACAGTATTCCGGTAAAAAGCCCGCCATTGCTGTTTTCCCATGAAAGTTCCTTTGGGGAGCTTGAGGTAAGAATTGATAGGCCGGGAGAAAGCAGTGCATGTGGAATATCGAGAGATGAAAAGTTACCTAAATGACCGGCATAGCAGCAATCCAATATCAGTGTAACCTCTTTTATTTTTCGTTTGGCGAGGGCATCATTTGCCAGCGCAAGAAGTTCGGAAACGGGAAATCCCTCATTAAATTTTTCGGGATTCTGAGCCACAAGAAAACCTTCGAGATTATTCTCATAGCCATGTCCTGAAAAATAAAATAAAACACGGTCATCAGGTGTTCGGAACAGGTCGTGAATATTTTCTCTCAGTTTCCTTAATGTTACATTCGTAACGGGTGAAGTAATTAGTTTACAATCATAATTTATAGAACCATCATGATGACGACTCAGTAATTTATTCATTGCAATTGCATCAGGAACGCTTCCTTTAAGCGGTGAAGTGGCATAATCATTAATGCCAACAATTAAAGCACGGGCCATGAGTTTATGAATTAGTGTGGAAGCAAACATCATCAAAACACATTCATAATTTTTCCTCAGTTCCCACTATTTTAAATCCTTAGAACTATGGATTTATTAAAATTTAAGCTAATCCCATTTCCACAGCCTTACGTACAAGGCCAAGTGTACCTTTCACACCAAGTTTGGCAATCAGGTTGCGGCGGTGTGTTTCAACGGTGCTGGCGGCAATAAAAAGTTTTTCGGCAATTTCGGGAGTGGTACATTCTCGGGCAATAAGGCGTAAAATTTCCTCTTCACGCCGTGTGAGTTTCACGTTTTTTATTTCCTCTTTTTTCCTTTTGCTGCTGCGTATTACAGCCATAATTTCCTGACTGAAATAAATACGCCCTGCGGCAAGTTCCTTAATAGCCAGCACCAATTGTTCAGCACCTCTGGTTTTGAGAATGTAACCCGACACGCCCACATCAATCAGTTCATCCACATGTTCTGACTGATCGGAATACGTAACAATGAGAATGGGAATATCAGGAAATTCAATTCGCATGAGTTTGGCCACTTCAATGCCTGAAATTCCGGGCATACCAATATCAAGCACCAGTACATCGGGCATATGTGCTCTTACCAGAGGCAGCACTTCATTTCCGTTGTTTGCTTCGGCCACAATACTGATACTGTCGCCGGCAAGGCTTTTCAGTACATCATTGAGGCCATCAATAAACATTTTGTGATCGTCGGCAATAATTAAGCGTATCATAAGCGTTGGTTCAATGAACAGGAATATCAATTGACACGGATGTTCCGTGACCGGGTTGTGAATCGATGTGGAAAGTGGCGTTAATCTGTGTGGCACGGTTGCGCAAGCTGGTTAACCCAAGTCCTGAGCGCGACTGTGCTTTGGCTGTGTCAAAACCATTTCCATTGTCTTCCACCATAAGGTTAATATTTCCATTTTGGCGCTGAAGCTGAATTGTAACTTCCGACGCATTGGCATGACGCAAAATATTGGCCATGAGTTCGCGCACGATTTGATAAATATTAAACTCGGTAGCTCCGTCGAGCCTGCTGTTCAGGCCGTTTGCATGAAACTCCACCTGAAGTTTATTGAGGCCGTTAATGTTATTGCATAAATTCTCAATGGCTCTCACTAATCCGAAGGTTACCAGTTCGCCTTTATGCAAATCAGCCGCCACAAGCCGCACTTCTTCACAGGCCTCGTCGAGTATTGAATTGGCTTTTTTCAGTTTTTCAAGTTCTTCGGCCGACAGGCTTCCGGCCATATTTTCCATTAAGTTGTAATACAGTTTTGCGGTAGAAAGTTTAACACCGAGGCTATCGTGCAGATCCTGAGCAATTCGTTGCCGTTCTTTCTCTTGTGTTTCAAGCATGGTTTGAACGGCCAGTTGTTCCTGGTTGCTAAGCAGGTCTTCAATTTGCTTTTTGCTTTGCTGATTTCGTTTCTCTACAATCCGGTTTCGATACAATGCAAAAAGAAGGATGAGCAGTAAAATAATTATTACCGTCAGTGCAAGAACAATCAGATTAATTCGCTCGATGCGGGCTTTCTGATGGTCTCTTTCCTTTTCTAATAAAATTCGTTTTGCCTGCTCCTCCTTGTAAGCGATGGCAATTTCAGAGGCTTGCTGCGAAATATATTCAAGTGTATCGCGGAGTGCTCCTCCGCTTGCAGCATATCGAAAAGCCTCTGAATAGTTTTGCTTTCTGGCGTGAGCCTCGGAAAGGCAATCGCTAATTTTCTGAAGCAGAAACAAGTCTCTGATTGAAGCGGCTACTGAATCGGCTTTTACCAGATTTAAAATTGCCTCATCATATTTATTCTGCCTGATCAGCAACCGGCCAATATTAAAGTAGCAAAGCGAAAGCCCCTGTGCATAATTGGTTTTCTGATTAAACTCAAGCGATTTTCGTATATAGGCATCAGCCTGCGAATATTCCCCTTCTTTCTCGTAATACTGGCTGATATTGATCTGCACCACAGCTAATTTATTTTCGAGCTTTAAATCAGAATAAATCGAAATAGCTTTATTAAACGCATTTAAAGCAACAGTATCACGATTTTCCTTGAGGTAAATTCCGCCAAGATGGTTTAGTATTTCGGCCTGATATTTCTTGGTTTTAAATGTGTTGGCAATCAGCAGTGCTTCTTCAAACACACCAGCAGCACGGTTGTTTAAATTTTGTCGTTCATACACCTGCCCCATTCCCTGCAGGGCTTTAAACCGCATAAGGCTGTCGTTTATTCGCTCAGCAGTATCGAGTACCTGCTGATAGAATGATAATGCTTTGGGATAATTGGAACGTTTCAAATGAATATTTGCGGCTCCTACCAACGCCTGCACCATTTGCTCCTTTTTATCAGGCATTGTGCCCCATATCCGGGCAGCTTCATTGGTATAATGTAACGCAGAATCATAGCTGCCTCTGTTTTTCAGGATAACTGAAAGCATATATCGGTCTCGCGCCATGCCGTGCATGTACTTGGCATTATCATCAATTGCCTTTGCGTTACGGTAGTAATAAATTGCCGAATCGGTATTGCCGGTATTTTCAGCCAAACGCGCATACTGACAATAGGCATCGGCTTTGAGTAACCGGGTTTGTGGTGTGCCAGCCTGCGCAATTACCTGCCGAAGTATTTCGCGGCTCTTTGCCGGATCGCCCTCGCGCAACGCATAAGCACTATCAAGATTGCGGGCCAGTCTGGCTGAATCAGCAGAAACGGAAACAGCTGACGAAGGCTGATCAGACTGTGTACAGCCTGAAAGTGATACAATAAAGCTGCAAGGAATAAATAGAAGTATAAACAAGATAAATTGCATGGAAAAGAAATAATGTGGATATGGGAGTTCATACTTATGAACTCCCATAACAGATTGAATGGATCGTGAGGGCATTGGCTGCATTACACAAAAATGATGGGGCGAACCTGATCTTCATTATCGCCCTGACTCACCACCACATTTACGCTGGCAGAAGAAAGCAGTGTGCTGCCATCCTTTACCATTACATTAATTTCACGGGTGGTGCTGAAATCAATGGCTGTTACAGGAATCTGATGGTTTACAAGCGATGCCTGACGCAGCGCAGTGCTGTTTTGCGTTACATAAGCAGTAACTTCAACCGGATTAACTGTAAGATCGGCTGGCAGTGCGTAGGATTGCGCCACATAGCCCGATTTTGAAAACAGTGAGGTCAGGTAAAGGTAGTGTTCAGTACTACCATTTACAGCTTTAGTTACAAGCTGAATAACAGGGTTTTGCATTGACATTGTTGTACGTTTAATTGGTTTACCCAAAATTGAAACAACACCGTTTGTCAATAGTCCCAATTTTTTACGGTTTGCATATCCTCAGTTCAGAGGATTTTTAAAACCGACAAAAGACTGTTCGGGGGCATTCAATTAAAGCATTGAAATATATAAATCTCATTCAGCATAGTTCAGCGTCTGTTGATAAATCAGCCTGAATCAATAGAACTTCTACCCGTTACTTTTCCAGATCATTACAAAATCTTCCATAAAATAACCTTCACCAATATCAAAGTCGGCCACTTTATCAATCACAAACCCCAAACGGAAGTAGAAGTTTACCGACTTGTAATTCTTACGGTTAACCGTAAGTGTCCACTGCTTCAGTTCTGGAAAAAGCGCAGTTGTGGCTGCAAAAACAGCTTTTCCAAGTCCGCGTGCCTGCAAAGACGGATCAATATAAAATTTGTGCAGGAAATAATGCCCTTCCTCTTTTTGTGATACGGCAATGTAGCCTGCTTTTATTTCGCCCGCATAAATCAGGTAAAACAGTTGGCCTTCCTGCATTTGTTTAAGCAGCGCAGGTTCAGAATACATGTTACTGAGCATATAATCAACCTGCTTCTGACCGATAATTTGCGGGTAATGCTGCTGCCAGATGTGTGCCGCCAGTTTGGCTATGGAACTGGCATCGTGTGTGGTGGCTTCAATAAGTCTTACTTCATGCGGGCTCATACACAAAGATGGGTAATGCTGCACAAATAAAAAAGCTTCCGCAGCATCGCAATTCTGAGTAAGATTCAGAATTGCGATGCTGCGGAAGCTCAAAGGCACAACCTATTGCCGGATGAACTGTGGGTTTATTCGATCACGAGCGGCTGCTTTTCGCGCCCACCATCAGCATAATCCACTGCTAGTAAATAGTAGCCGGAAGAAAGGCCATTAAGTTCGATTGTAATTTTACCGGATGCGGCAGCACAGCTTACTGATTTTACAACTTTGCCCTGTGCATCGTAAATAGTAATGCTTTGCGGGTTTTCTCGGCCAGGTGTAATTTCAACACGGTCTTTTGCCGGATTGGGAAATACAAACAAGGTTTGTCCGGCTGGTGTGGTTTGGGCAAGCCGCTGATTAAAATCTCCGGCGTCAACCGAAGTACAATATACATTCATACAATCGGTAATTAAATTACCAAACGGATCGTACACACAACTTATAGCGGTAAGGCACACATTGTAGGTTCCGGGATTGCTGTATGTATGAAAAGTAACAGGCGTAAACGACTCGGTGCTTCCATCACCAAAATCCCATATATAATTGCATAATGTGCCGTTAGTCACGGTGATATCCTGCATAAATACATGGGAATAGCCTGATCCCATTGGCCAGAAGAACGCATTCACCTCGCAGTTTACCGAAGACGGATCGGTTGGGCAAACCGTTACCGGTTTACACACTTGCGTGGTGCAGGCCGGGCCACTTGAGGGTTGTGCCACAATAGTGAGACATACATTGTAGGTGCGTGAAGTAGTTGTAAGGAAAAGATGGCCGGGGTTTTGCTGATTAGAAGTAGTACCGTCGCCAAAATCCCAGTGCCACGAAACCACATTGGTGCCACCTGTATTGGTGCCACTGAAGGCAACCGGATTACAAAGTGAGGTAGTAAAATCGGGCTGTGCATTGCAAGGACAATTTACAGGTGCAATATTTACTGTTTGGGTAGCCATACAACTCTGCCTGAAATCACTGATATGCTTTACGGTAAGTGTATAGGTGCCGGCCAACTGTTCGGTGACATTTGGAATTGAAAAAGCCGAACCAAATTTACTGAATCCATTAGGGCCACTCCAGCT
This DNA window, taken from Bacteroidota bacterium, encodes the following:
- a CDS encoding PKD domain-containing protein, which encodes MNSPSLTVDKWFVSHGNPSLFNTDCPPDNNQRSVWMWAAEGIGEGIHTCYNFENGKKYQVCFWVKNNGNFGNQTNGRMNVKAANNLPVYSPPSSNANYAIPSVSSQIIASSSVSYPSWTLVSYQFQASSNYNRLWIYPSRGDGNLGNNMNQLEIQVDKVVVNEISSTLSGAFITASTNNITWCQSATLTVNNLPPNAIVKWTPAPGLSSTQGAVVTVSPCTTQEYEALIVLPNENCEICADGGQKVRITINSSPPAFSISGNTNPQCGGVLNLSASPVLSCNDYVYSWSGPNGFSKFGSAFSIPNVTEQLAGTYTLTVKHISDFRQSCMATQTVNIAPVNCPCNAQPDFTTSLCNPVAFSGTNTGGTNVVSWHWDFGDGTTSNQQNPGHLFLTTTSRTYNVCLTIVAQPSSGPACTTQVCKPVTVCPTDPSSVNCEVNAFFWPMGSGYSHVFMQDITVTNGTLCNYIWDFGDGSTESFTPVTFHTYSNPGTYNVCLTAISCVYDPFGNLITDCMNVYCTSVDAGDFNQRLAQTTPAGQTLFVFPNPAKDRVEITPGRENPQSITIYDAQGKVVKSVSCAAASGKITIELNGLSSGYYLLAVDYADGGREKQPLVIE
- a CDS encoding GNAT family N-acetyltransferase — its product is MSPHEVRLIEATTHDASSIAKLAAHIWQQHYPQIIGQKQVDYMLSNMYSEPALLKQMQEGQLFYLIYAGEIKAGYIAVSQKEEGHYFLHKFYIDPSLQARGLGKAVFAATTALFPELKQWTLTVNRKNYKSVNFYFRLGFVIDKVADFDIGEGYFMEDFVMIWKSNG